A genome region from Nicotiana tabacum cultivar K326 chromosome 13, ASM71507v2, whole genome shotgun sequence includes the following:
- the LOC107832779 gene encoding zinc finger A20 and AN1 domain-containing stress-associated protein 4 produces the protein MAEEQRMQEAGGHRLCANNCGFFGSPTTLNLCSKCYKDHCMKEQQSRAAQLAMEKTRPQQQQQQSESTSSYTPCMKSLPILELSQPRHVVEMGGSPKVELNIAAEVPQLQYSTVVEASYQVQLDTAIKTPQVQSNRCATCRKRVGLTSFKCRCGVTFCGSHRYPEQHGCTFDYKSMGRVAIAMANPLIKGEKLHKI, from the coding sequence atggCAGAGGAACAGAGAATGCAAGAAGCAGGAGGGCATAGGCTTTGTGCCAACAATTGTGGATTCTTTGGCAGCCCAACAACTCTAAACCTCTGTTCCAAATGCTATAAGGATCATTGCATGAAAGAACAACAATCGCGAGCAGCCCAACTTGCAATGGAAAAGACTCGcccccaacaacaacaacaacaatctgaATCAACATCTTCGTACACGCCATGCATGAAGTCATTACCAATTCTTGAACTCTCACAACCACGTCATGTGGTAGAGATGGGGGGATCCCCTAAGGTTGAACTGAATATTGCAGCCGAGGTCCCTCAACTGCAGTATTCAACTGTAGTTGAAGCCTCATATCAGGTGCAGTTGGATACTGCAATCAAGACCCCTCAGGTACAGTCGAATCGTTGTGCCACGTGCCGGAAGCGGGTTGGTTTAACGAGTTTCAAGTGTAGGTGTGGGGTCACATTTTGTGGTTCACATAGGTACCCTGAACAACATGGTTGTACCTTTGACTATAAGTCAATGGGAAGGGTGGCCATTGCCATGGCTAATCCACTAATTAAGGGTGAGAAGCTTCACAAAATTTGA